The sequence AAACAGAGCAGGATGAATCATTGAGGGCATAcatctataaatttaataatgcAGCATTGGAAGTACCTTCATGCACCCTGATCGAGCTAAACTTGCACTGTAAAATccgtaataaaaatttataatatccaagctcgaaataatcgcaagtgcacgatgtcaagtaatagtatgatgtacgagagtacgagtatcgttccactggaGACTGTAttttacaattattatttcCAGTTATCAAATCTTTAGCAATGAAATTTGAATGATTGTTGATGActactaaaattaaataaaaactcaatgaacaagttcaagaattaaatgctgaaataaataagctagaccgattaattaaatttcaatgagaaatgaatttgttgggaatctcgATTCACCCACCCCttgttatttacttaattcgcTCGACAGGGATTTACGCTTTTGACATGATTTTCTACACAATTGACATgccctctcgagctatgccaaactaattctactcagtgaagtaattaaatttctttaattatttatcaaaggtgaattgcatgccgatctatgaaatcccctagttttcgacccttaaGACTATAACTATCAACTtgtatcaaatttcatatgtctatgtaaattgtagatccacggactatgctactcgttcctatcacaagctattctctcgaactcactcacgGTGTGATAtgattattaaagttagctacgctttAACAACTTCATAAAAAACAATGGCATATTCAAGAATAAATCAACAATCAACACGTGAACTAATTAAATCAAGGTTCGGGGTAGAACctccttaaatcccaacaaatattgaaagtttagctactagaattcataGTGAAAAAGAGCAAAACAATgtttaaacaataaattctaaattagaAATACTAGATTTGACGAAAAATGCGAAGAACGATGCTTGGAATCTCGATAATCTTCAACTCCCAAACTTTGCTCCAAgcttttctctctttttctctACTCCTTAGCTCGGAATAATGTCTGAATCCCTAAAACTCTTCCAAATCCCCTTGCCATATCATCCGAATTCAGAAATAAGGGAAGAAATCGGCCAAGAATCtttccaaaaaaaatcaaatgcgCCCGGGCAGATATAATTTTCCACCCGGGCAGATAGCTTGTgtaaattgtattttaaaattttcctttGACGCGCCCGGACGGACAAAATTTTTCGTGCGGGCGGATAGCTTGTGCAAATCTTCTCCAATTCACACCTTGTAGgcgcccgggcggacataaATGTGCGCTCAGACGGATGTTCCTCGAAAATCGACCACTTATTTTCAGTTTATTCACGAATATCCTGCATTTTCAACCACGAGACTTATGAGCGACAAGAAAACATAATGTATGCCAAAACACTACAAAATGCATTCAATCTAAACAATATATGCAACACAATGGGACATCACGTGacatgaaaaacaagtaaaatccaCCTATATCACGCCCCTGAGACCAAGACCACGGCGTTCACACAGGGACTCCAGGAAGGGGACTTCTTCTAGTCTCTAGTgaaaaagatatcaaaaaaTTTCGAGGATCTACTGTCTCGGGCAGAAAAATATATCAACATGGAAGAAGCTCAGAAGTATAAGAGGGAGGCTGTTAGAAATGAATTAAAGAAGTGACTAACCAGAAAGGACAGAAGAGCAGGCGCGAAAGGAGAATCCTTTGGGGCGTTTCTCCAATTATGCTCCCTTAAGAAAACCAAAAGATCGGGTGGTGCACCTTTGTAAAGAGAAGGAAACCAGCTCTCACCGTCCTTCCCAGGGCCCGAGGCCATCCTTGAAATTTTGTATACTCCACCAAGAATGTTATCATGACACCAGCGAGTGCAAGCAATTGAGAAAAAATCATCTTAGGTGAGATCCTGTCAAAGTGAATCCAGCAACAAAGAAAGCAAGGGGACTCCCATAGGTACCTAGGAGTTCGGGACATGTATCATCCGCCAGGGCCCAAATTTGGAGACCATGCTGGGAAGTTGCCCTAGACCCACCTTATCAGAGAGAGCCCGAGAAGGTAAGATCTGGTGAAAATCTCATACCTTGGGAGTAATTAAAATGATCTATGGAGGATCCACTGATGGTTATTCCAACCGAGCTCGGAAAGCATGGAGCCGACGAGAACTCTTGGGTATAAGTAGCATGGGAGGAGAGGAGAAGCCGACCAACAGCTTCGGACCTCAAGATTTACAAGGCGTCAGTTTACATCATAATGACGCTTTGGTGATCCAGGCCAAGATCACAAATTATGACATAAGGCGAGTGTTTGTAGACTCAGGCAGCTCCGTCAACGTCATATTCCAAGGAGCCCTGGACCAAATGGATTTAAAGGATTATAAACTCGAGCCCGTGGAAACCACAATGTTTGGATTTGCAGGTCATTCGATCCACCCTGGAGGGGCGAGGGGGGAGATTGTGCTTCCATTGACGGTAGGATATGGGGACTTAAGAAAATCAGTTATGACCACGTTCAGTATGGTCGATGCAGCCTCTTCGTACAAATTCATACTAGGAAGACCGGCTATGAACACCTTCAAGGCCGTCGCCTCCACTTATCATCATAAAATTAAGTTATCCGTGAGGGTCAGAATCGGGGAAGTTCAAGGAGATCAGCCCTCTTCAAGGAAATGTTACGTTGAGACTATTAGAATAGAAAAAAGATGGCAAGAGTGGATGGATATTTAAAAAGAGGAGGAAGAGGTGACGAAGTGCATTCAGTAGAGGAGTTGCAAGCATTAGTGGGAGAAGGGCAGgacaaaattgttttaattctCGGAAACCCCGGGAGAAATACCAAAGTTGCCTGAGACTTGGAGTCAATCACCTGAACTCAATTAATAACTTGTTTACAACATTATGTGGATATCTTCGCATGGTCCCCTGCAGAGTTAGTTGGAATCCCGACCAATGTAGCTGAGCACAAACTAACCACCCTCCCAAGTTCCCGACCAAtggtgcaaaagaaaatacacTTCGCACTAGAGAAAGATAAGATAATAGCAGAGATAGTAGAGGAGCTCGAAAGAGCTGGCCAAGTCCGAGAGATCCAATTTCTGACTTGGCTATCAAATATGGTCCTAGTTCAAAAAGTCACATGGAAGTGGAGAATGTACGTGGATTTCAGGGATCTGAACAAAACATGTCCCAACGACTGTTATCCTTTGCCTCGGATTGATCAGTTGGTCAACTCCACCTCGGGTTATGAGTTACTATGTTTTATGGATGCCTACCaaggatatcatcaaattccaTTGTGCCCGAGAAGATCAAGACAACGTCAGTTTTATGACTTCTGGTGATACATCTTGTTATATAGTAATGTCGTTTGGTTTGAAGAATGCAGGGGCCACTTACCAGCGGTTGATGGAtaaaatttttgagaaataagTCGGAAGGAATGTCGAGGTGTATGATGATGACATTTTGGTCAAATCCAAGGAGAAATCAATCTTTATCTTATATCAAGAAGAAACTTTCTCAACTCTCATAAAATATGGCATCAAGTTGAATCCATTAAAATGCACTTTCGTAGTAAAGTGTGGAAAATTCTTGGGTTTCATAGTAACCGAGAGGGGAATCAAAGTCAACCCGAAAAAAGTAAAGACTATCTTGGATATGGTTTCTCCGAAAACAGTAAAGGATGTACAAAAACTAACGGGCAGAATCGCAGCATTGTCCCGGTTCATATAAAGATCATCACATCGgatttatcctttctttcagaTATTGAGGAAGGCCCAAAGATTCGGATGAAATGATAAAACTGAGAAAGCCTTCCAAGATTTGAAGAATCATCTAGCTGAGTTGCCCATCTTAGTTAAACTCGGGCTGAGAGAAAAGTTGTTGATTTATTTGTCTACCACTGAATATGTCGTCGTCTCGGTCCTTATTCAAGAAGAAGGATTTGATCAGAAGTCGTGTATTATGTGAGCTATGACCTCAGAGGCCCCGAGTTGAGATATACTGAGCTGGAGAAGATAACCCTGACATTGGTCATGACCGCAAGAAAATTGAGACCTTATTTTCTGTCTCATCCTATCATTGTCCTTACCAATAGCTCACTCGGGAAAATCATGACTAATCTGGACATTTCGGGAAGACTGGTAAAATGGACAATAGAGCTCGGGGAGTATGACATCACTTACGAATCAAGGACTGCCATAAAAGCTCAAGATTTGTCAGACTTCCTAATCGAGATGGCGAAGCTTTGGCAGGAAGAAGTTAGGAAAATGTTTTTTATGGTATGGATACCAAGAAAGGTAGTGGGGTGGGAGTCTTTCTAGTTTCTCCCATGAGAGAAAAGATATTGCAGTAAGATTGGAATTTCGGGCTTCAAATAATGAGGCTAAGTATGAATCAGTGGTAATCTGAATGAAGACCGCCCGAGAAGCTTGGTCTACCAAAATCTTTCTATATTCTGACTCTCATCTAGTTATTCAGCAAGTCAAGGTCTCCTATGAAGTCCAGGAGGGGAGGTAAAAGGAGCATTTAAAAGCCATTCAAGAACTATCGAAAAGCTTTACTGACTGAAGTGCAGAGCATATTCCGAGAGAAGAAAATATTGAGGCCGATTCACTCGCCAAAATGGCATCTTCTTTGGCCGGAGAGGGTGATCGGGATATTATTTATCACACCAAACTTGTATCAACCATAGATACCGGTCTAGTAACTTCCCAGGAAAATTCATGGAGAACGCCCCTATTCGAGTTCATTTCAACAGACCGATTGTCGAGAGATCCTCAACAAGCTTAGAAAATCAAGAAGCAGTGTTCCAGTATCAGTGTCCTTAATGTAGAATTGTACCGATGATCATTCCAGGGCCCAATTCTCAAGTGTTTAGCCGGAGAAGAAACTAAATATGTGTTAAGGTAAATTCATGAAGGGTCCTGCGGAGACCATCTTGAGACCATAGCACTCACCCAAAAATCATTGGTGGCTGTATTGTGGTGGTCTACCATGAATACAGATGCCCGAGAACTGCTCAGATCTTTTGAAGGATGTCAGCGCCATGGTAATTTTTGCCACAACCTGGCCTCATCTTTGAAGCATGTTCGAGCATCTTGCTCTTTTGATCAATGGGGTAGACATTGTGAGACCATTCCCAGTAGCTCGTGCCTAGAAAAAATTATTGTTAGTAGCAGTCGACTACTTCTCCAATGGGTGGAGGTCGAGCCCCTGGCCAAAATTATTGAAGATGaggtattaaaatttttatggaaaaacGTAGTTTGCAGGTTCGAGCTATCAAGAAAGTTAATATCCGATAACAACTGACAATTCCAAAGGTGAAAAATTACGGCCTAGTGTAAAGAAATGAAAATTATTCAGTCTTTCATTTCAGTAGCTTATCCTCAAGCTAACGGGCAAGCTGAAGTCACTAACCGGATAATTGTTCAAGCGTTAAAGGCCAGATTGCAGGGTATTGGAAGAAATTGGGTGTAAAAAGTGCCAAGTGTTCTATGGGCTTATCGAACAATTCCTCGAACTGCTACTAGAGAAAATCCTTACAGTCTGGTTTATGGATCTGAAGCAGTGTTGCCAGTAGAGATCGGGCAGACTTCGGCCAGGGTTCAAACGTATCCAGAAGAGAATTATGCAGCTCGAGGCCCAAGAATTGGACTTGATAgaagagaaaaaagaaagagCAACAATTCGAACGGAAGCTTATCGAGGATGACTCATACGAGCTTATAACCAGCGAGTCCGACCTCAGGAATTTCAAGTCGGTGATCTTGTCTTAAAAATGACCAAGGAGATGTGGGAAAATGAGAAGCCCGGTGGGAGGAACCTTACAAAGTGGTGTGAAGAATTAGTTCTGGAGCATTGTATTTAGAAGATGACCAGGGTCGATCTTTGAAAATACCCTGGAATGCTTTTcatctgaaaaaatattatgcttgaattgtatttattatttgaatattaATGAAGTAATTTCTCTTTTCAAGTATGTGCAAGGTATTTTATGTACATCTGGGGAGACATGAGGCCTCGACAATATATCTAAACCCGGGAGGCATGAGGCTACGCATGAGGCTACAGTAATATATCTAAACCTGGGAGGCATGACGTCCCGGTAATATATCTAAACCCGAGAGGCATGAGGTCCCGGTAATATATCTAAACCCGAGAGACATGATGCCCTGATATTATATCTAAACTCGGGAGGCATGAGGCCTCGGTAATATATCTAAACCCGAAAGGTATGAGGCCACGGTATTATATCTAAACCTAGGAGGCATGAGGTCACGGTAATATATCTAAACCAGGGAGGCATGAGGTCCCAGTAATATATCTAAacccgggagacatgaggccctaTTATTATATCTAAATTTGAGAGGCATGAGGCCTCGGTAATATATCTAAACCTGAAAGGTATGAGGCCCCGATATTAATTCTAAACCTAGGAGGCATGAGGCCCCGGTAATACTTCACGAAATCTTGAGGAAACAAGCTCTTGATCTTTTGTCATTGAGTGAATATTCATAAACTACCAATTATCTTTCAATACTTGgatttctttttatttcaagCCGACCGATGTATTTTAACCATGAAGGACCAATCATTTCCCAAGACACTTAAAGTTCTTTGaggtatttattttttatgggtTAAAGTTATGCGCTTGAAATGAAGAATGCAAAGGGAAAATTAAAGAATggaatttcaataataatagcCCGAAAGTTGGAAgaacaagaaaagaaaaataaccaTATTCTACATTGCGGAGGTCTTCCTGCTCACCAGCCTCCTTCTATCCCGTTTCCTCATACTCCTTTGGAATAGACTAGATCGCTAGGCCGAAATCAGGAAAGCTTTCCCTATCCGCCAGAAGGAGTCCAGCTTATTCAAACTACTCCTGGCACTTGTCGAAGCCAGTCCAAAAGAAAAAGTAGGCCTTGCCTTGACCGCTGATTTAAACTCTGGAGATTGAAGGAAACGGACTTGTCATTCTTCCTCGGATTGCTGTTGGGCAACTAGGGCTACCTCAGCCTCTAGAGCCCAGGCTTTATAGCTATTTAACTCCTCAGCCAAGGACTGGGCCCGGGGCTCCAAAGATGAGAGCTTAGATCTCAAGGAATCAGCCCGAACATTGGCAGCATCAACATCTATCTGGGTACATAGGAGATCCGACCTGGCCACCTCCAGTTGTTGATAGTTCACCTTTGAGGTTGTTCTCAAGCCGATGTCTACCTCTTTGTGTAGGAGCCGGGCTTGCTCCAACTCGCCCTGAACTTGCTGATGGAGTTCGTTGGCAGCCCGATACCGTCAAGCCTTTTTCTTGGCAAGTAAAGCTACCTCCTCATAGGTAGCTATCAACATTTGAAGACCCTACAAGGAATGATGGGTAAAAGAAAAGTACACCTATTTAACACTAGAAAAAAGACTCTAAGAAAACTCACCGAGAAAGACCGAGAAGCACCCTCGAACAATTTGTGGTTGGGAGACAAACCCCAAAGATGAGCCTATTCCACATGAGAAATTAAACTCTCAACGAGTTTCACCCCAGCTGAAAAGACCCCATCCAAGAATAGGTTGCCCCGAACTGTCTGTGGGATGGAGTAGTGAGGCTCGGTAGGAATCTGTGCTTAGGAGGACGGGAGGGAATGGATTGTCCGGGATGTGCCTTGGCCTTCTTCATCCGCGTCGTTGAGCAGGATCATCTCGGAAGTAGAACCAGATTTCCTCTTCCTCTGGATGAGAGGAAGGTGATCCACTGAATCGCCAGGTGAGCTAGGATGCTCTGCCCTTTCTTCTTCCTGGCCCTCCTCCCGGGGATCGTCGATAGAATTTTCCCGGGAAGATGGAATCGTATCAGCCTGAACAGTAGCAGCTTCTCGAGCTTCGATAGCTGCATGCTGGGCCAGAGCCTTTTTCTTAGCAGCAACTTTCCGGGCATCACATTTTTTCTCCTCAGCTTCTTTCTCAGCATTTCGCCTTTTTGCAAAAGCTTTTTGCATCTCTTGTTgatctaaaataaaaaagagggccttaaaataaaattttaaacaaatggGAGAGAAATAGAAAGAGAAGAAAAGCCAGAGAGAGAAGTTACCGGGTTGGGCGCGCGAGCCGGCTATTTCGTCAATAACCCTATCTATAGGGTCCTCAGCCAGGGCCCTCAACCCGTAGgcccactacaagaaaaaaagcCAAAGACAACGATGAAAagccgttgtcgtaggtcatgTAAAATCGTTGTTAAAGTCCTTGTGGTTATAGgttgtgctcaaagacaacggtgaaaaaccgttgtcgtaaaaGGCCAATAACAATGGTTAaacaccgttgtcgtaggtcttcTACAACCGTTGTTAAAAGCTCTGTGGTTAAAAAGTGTGCTGAAatacaacggtgaaaaaccgttgttgtagacaTCTAACACAACGGTGAAACACCGTTTTTgtaggtctgtaaaaccgttgttaaaagccctgtggttaataggtgcgctcaaagacaacggtaaTAAACCGTTGTTGTTGATGTATAAAGACAACGTTGATAAATCGTTGTCGTAGCtattaaaaaccgttgtcttataacaacgacaacagtttttaaccGTTGTATTTTATCGTATTCGGCTACAGTTAATCAATGTTTTTAAACCGATGTCTTTTGCTGCAATATACAACAGTTTTACAACATTTTAAATCTGTTGTCTTTGGATTTgatttacattattttaaaactgttgtcttatatataatattctatttaaaccataaataaattaattaattaaaaaaatttgggtgtaaaataatatatcagTTAAACCCttatataaaatcaattcaaaCATCAACATATATACTTGATCAAGAActacatgcatgaattacaacAGAAATATGTCATTCATAGACTTGTAATTTACCAAACcaacaattaaaaaaagtaTGTAACCATATTCCAAAAACTTTTAGTCAAgttcacaaaaataaaaataccctACAACCAAGACTTGCACATATCAACTCCAAATTGTCTTCTGTAGCTTGTTGGAATGAATTTCTCTGCCCGTGCATCTTCCAAAACATCATTACAGTGCCTGTGAAAATAAAAACCACATAATTTTAatcagggcctagaaaaattttgGCATAACCTCCCCACAAGTAGGACAtaccataaaatttaaaaacacaccacaacaatatatattcgaaataaatttaaatacgaCCATACACCACACCAATCACCTACACAGCCAGACCATACATCACACCTATCACCTACACAGCCAAACCATACATCACACATATCACctaaaattatcacattcttTCAACATATCCCGAAAGCAATGAAGAGATCCAAATGTCATGAACCAACAAACgtgcaacaaaaaaaatcacGTCCTACCTATTCATAAATATGATCCTGTATGCATTCGGCTAGCTCGGTGAGAAcctcatcaatttcttccataGAATACTCTGTTTTTGTGAACTATGAACACATACAAAAAGTATACTATAATACATCTCAAACAACTtcaaatgacccaaataatcgAGTGAAATTCTTACCCAAACGGATGACAAATCGTGCACAGAATAGGACTAAGATTCACGACCTTGCCTTGCTCAAAACTACCAATTACCGTTGCAATCAAGGTCGACCGGACATGGGCTACCTTCGCCAGTCCTCGGTGACGGAGAACGGACGAGCGGCGGTTTTGATTCGGCTGGGAAAAAAGAGGGCGACGGGAGTGGGtttggggtgtgtgtgtgtcgaGACTTTAATTATAAGGTGAAAGTGTGTGTTATGCGAAATATAAGTGTGAGGAATTAGTAGggattttggtttttttaacaacagttttttaaACAGTGTTGTTAAAGGAGTTATAGTGTTgctttaaaagtttttttttagtaatacgacaacggtttattTAAACTGTTGTCTTAGACCCTAAATTTGTACATTAGACAACGAGTTTATAAACCGTTGTGGTAGATGCtaaaaaaatcgttgtctttcaCTGACGTTAATAAACAACGATTTTTAACACCGTTGTCTTAGCAACATAAAAACGCACTCATAGACAACGCTATTAAGAAACGTTGTCCTAGCTACTAAAAAATCTGCTCATCGACAACGAtataaaaactgttgtcgtaacCCAAAAaatacaacggttttaatacaacggtttttaacacCGTTGTCTTAGCTACATAAAAAcgcgctcatagacaacggtattaagaaccgttgtcgtagctactAAAAAacccgctcatagacaacggtataaaaaccgttgttgtaacccataaaagacaacggttt comes from Primulina huaijiensis isolate GDHJ02 chromosome 5, ASM1229523v2, whole genome shotgun sequence and encodes:
- the LOC140977588 gene encoding uncharacterized protein — protein: MIYGGSTDGYSNRARKAWSRRELLGISSMGGEEKPTNSFGPQDLQGVSLHHNDALVIQAKITNYDIRRVFVDSGSSVNVIFQGALDQMDLKDYKLEPVETTMFGFAGHSIHPGGARGEIVLPLTVGYGDLRKSVMTTFSMVDAASSYKFILGRPAMNTFKAVASTYHHKIKLSVRVRIGEVQGDQPSSRKCYVETIRIEKRWQEWMDI